The DNA region GTTGAATGCAGCAGGGTCGATGACCGTGATCCCGGCGTAGATGAATGCGAACATCATCCCGATCATCACGTATATGCAGATGCTCCCCACGATCGTGTCCGCGGTGACCTGCTTCGAGCTGAAGACCGCTTTGATCATCGCCATGACGGCGATCAGCGCGAAGAGGGCGAAGCCGAAGGAACTCACGAGGTAGAGCAGGAAAAGAGGAGACTCTCCGAGGCTCGGATGATAGGCGAATCCGCCCGCCACAGTGGCCGAGAGTCCTGCGGCAGCCGCTATAAGCCTCAGGCCGCGCCTGGTTATGACCGATGCGATGACCCACCAGAATATGTCGAGCATGACCAGCGCGAACAGAACGTAAAAGAAGAAATACTCCTCCAGGAACGCGGTGAGCATTATGAGCACCGCCTGGGCCGCCAGGATCTGCCAGTAGGCGTTTATCTTGAGAAGCCTCTTCATGCCGATCTCACTCCGATATGTACGGGTGCGTGACCACGAGCTTCCACTCGGTGCCGTCGGAGCGCAGGGTGTCCCACGCCGCGACCTTGTACACCGTGGTCCTGTTGTCCGGCTCGAGGAACGAATAGTGGCCCACGCCCCACGGGTCCGCCTTTATCTTTTCTCCGAATTTGAGCAGCTCGGGGAAGCTCCGGTACATCTCGTCGGTGAAGAGGTAGAGGCCGACCTGTCTCGGGTCCTCGTCGTAGACCAGAAGCCCGTCCTCCTTCATGATCCAGACCTGGTACTCGCTCTCCCTCGGGTCGAACTGGAGCATGAACGGTATCGCCGTGTCGGGGAACATGAGGGCAACGAGCCCCCCGGCCATCGACCCTCCCTTCATCACAGGCACGCTCATCGAGAACGCCTTTCGCCCCGACGGAAGGGTGTGGACCCCCAGCTCCTCGCCGGCCGCCTCGGCCTCCCCCCTGAGGCCCCTCAGGTACGCGATCTCCTTTGTCGCCGCCTCCGCGGGGAGGGGGAGATCGCCGGGAAACGCGCCGATTGTCTCGCCCAGCGGCGAGATGAAGTAGAACGAGGCCGCCTCAGGATGCTGGCCCATCACCCTCTCGAGCGCGGAGCGGATGCCGGCGCGGTCGCCGCTTCCAGCGGCGGCCAGCCTCGACGCCGCCCCGTTCATGTTGTCCTCGAGCCTCTCGAAGTAGCGGTAGACCAGCTCCGACTTCTCCCTGGCCAGCTCCATGGAGGACTCGGAGAGATTGGTCACCTCGACCAGGGCGCCGACCGCCTTCTGTCTGGCCCTG from Pseudomonadota bacterium includes:
- a CDS encoding two pore domain potassium channel family protein, with the protein product MKRLLKINAYWQILAAQAVLIMLTAFLEEYFFFYVLFALVMLDIFWWVIASVITRRGLRLIAAAAGLSATVAGGFAYHPSLGESPLFLLYLVSSFGFALFALIAVMAMIKAVFSSKQVTADTIVGSICIYVMIGMMFAFIYAGITVIDPAAFNIEGAGAGSIEHLRDFLYFSYVTMATIGFGDIVPTLPLTKMLTVIEGMTGPVYLAIMVARLVGLHMAQSGAKRS